The following are encoded together in the Tripterygium wilfordii isolate XIE 37 chromosome 18, ASM1340144v1, whole genome shotgun sequence genome:
- the LOC119984351 gene encoding protein transport protein SEC23-like translates to MAEFMDLEAQDGVRMAWNVVPGTKQEAANCVVPVSAIYTPIKPFPNMPLLPYAALRCRTCRSVLNPFSIVDFIARIWICPFCFNRNHFPPQYSSISEDNLPAELFPNYTTIEYAEPQSSPPLPPPVLLFVVDTCIIEEEMTFLKSALSQAIHLLPDNSLVGLITFGTFVQVHELGFSQIPKSYVFRATKDLVSKDQLLEHMSFFLKKPKPPTGVVAGARDGLSPESIARFLLPASECEFALESVLEELQKDPWAVPADQRAIRCTGTALSVAASLLGACVPGSAARIMTFVGGPATEGPGAIVSKNLSEPIRSHKDLDKDSAPYYHKAVKFYEGLSKQLVHQGHVLDLFACALDQVGMAEIKVAVERSGGLVVLAESFGHSVFKDSLRRVFQSGENDLGLSSNGIFEINCSKDIKVQGVIGPCASLEKKGPLCSDNVVGQGGTSAWKLCSLDNATSLSIIFEIARKDSPEATVQSTSNQFYFQFVTYYQHNSGQMRLRVTTLSRRWIAGPGSIQDLIAGFDQEAAAVTMARIVSSKMEIETEFDPIRWLDKALIHLCSRFGDFQKDSPSSFSLSPRLSIFPQFIFHLRRSQFVQVFNNSPDETAYFRMILNRENVANSVVMIQPSLISYSFHSGPEPALLDVAAIAADRILLLDSYFTIVIFHGATIAQWRKAGYHNQPEHQAFAQLLQAPCDEAEAIIKERFPVPRLVVCDQHGSQARFLLAKLNPSATYNSEAPVPGGDVIFTDDVSFEVFLDHLQRLVVQ, encoded by the exons ATGGCGGAATTCATGGACCTGGAAGCGCAAGACGGGGTGAGGATGGCGTGGAACGTGGTGCCAGGGACGAAGCAAGAAGCGGCGAACTGCGTTGTACCGGTTTCCGCCATCTACACTCCGATCAAGCCCTTCCCGAATATGCCTCTCCTTCCCTACGCTGCTCTTCGCTGCCGCACTTGCCGTTCGGTCCTCAACCCCTTCTCAATCGTCGATTTCATCGCTAGGATCTGGATCTGCCCGTTCTGCTTCAATCGGAACCACTTCCCGCCTCAGTATTCGTCCATCTCCGAAGACAATCTTCCCGCCGAGCTCTTCCCTAACTACACTACAATTGAGTATGCCGAGCCTCAGtcttctcctcctctccctCCTCCGGTCCTACTCTTTGTCGTCGACACCTGCATCATTGAGGAGGAGATGACATTCCTCAAGTCCGCCCTCTCTCAGGCCATTCATCTCCTTCCGGATAATTCACTTGTGGGACTCATCACCTTTGGCACCTTTGTCCAGGTCCACGAGCTTGGCTTCTCTCAGATCCCCAAGTCCTACGTTTTCAGGGCTACCAAAGACCTCGTCTCCAAGGACCAGCTCCTTGAACATATGAGCTTCTTCCTCAAGAAGCCTAAGCCCCCTACTGGTGTTGTTGCTGGAGCTAGGGATGGTCTCTCTCCGGAGAGCATCGCTCGCTTCCTCTTGCCCGCCTCTGAGTGCGAGTTTGCACTTGAGTCG GTTTTGGAGGAGCTTCAGAAAGATCCTTGGGCCGTCCCTGCTGATCAGCGGGCTATCAGGTGCACTGGCACAGCCTTGAGTGTGGCTGCCAGCTTGTTAGGAGCTTGTGTTCCTGGTTCGGCTGCTAGAATCATGACATTTGTTGGTGGCCCGGCTACGGAAGGACCTGGTGCT ATTGTGTCAAAGAATCTATCTGAGCCAATCCGTTCACACAAGGACCTTGACAAAGATTCTGCTCCCTATTATCACAAAGCTGTCAAGTTCTATGAGGGACTTTCCAAACAGCTTGTACATCAAGGACACGTGCTTGATTTGTTTGCTTGTGCCCTGGACCAG GTAGGTATGGCTGAGATTAAAGTTGCAGTTGAAAGAAGCGGGGGGCTTGTTGTGCTAGCAGAAAGTTTTGGACATTCAGTATTTAAGGACTCTCTTAGACGTGTTTTTCAATCAGGCGAAAATGATCTTGGTTTATCATCGAA TGGTATATTTGAGATAAACTGCTCAAAGGATATTAAAGTTCAGGGAGTTATTGGACCTTGTGCATCTCTTGAAAAG AAAGGTCCTCTGTGCTCTGACAATGTAGTTGGCCAGGGGGGGACTAGTGCTTGGAAGTTGTGTAGCCTTGACAATGCTACATCCCTGAgcataatatttgaaattgccagGAAGGACAGCCCGGAAGCTACTGTTCAATCCACAAGCAATCAATTCTATTTTCAATTTGTAACTTA TTACCAGCATAACAGTGGTCAAATGAGACTTCGTGTTACAACCCTGTCAAGAAGATGGATAGCTGGTCCTGGAAGCATACAG GACTTGATAGCTGGATTTGACCAAGAAGCAGCTGCAGTAACCATGGCACGAATTGTTTCTTCCAAGATGGAAATAGAG ACTGAGTTTGACCCCATAAGATGGCTGGACAAAGCTTTGATACATTTGTGTTCTCGGTTTGGAGACTTCCAAAAGGACAGCCCTTCTTCTTTCAGCTTATCTCCACGGCTTTCAATATTTCCTcagtttatttttcatttacgGCGTTCACAGTTTGTCCAG GTCTTCAATAACAGCCCAGATGAGACGGCATACTTCAGAATGATCCTGAATCGAGAAAATGTGGCCAATTCAGTTGTGATGATTCAGCCTTCATTGATTTCTTACTCGTTTCATTCAGGACCAGAACCGGCACTTCTTGATGTGGCTGCCATTGCAGCTGACAGGATCCTGCTTTTGGACTCTTATTTCACAATTGTTATATTTCATGGTGCAACTATTGCTCAGTGGCGAAAAGCTGGATATCATAATCAGCCTGAACATCAG GCGTTTGCCCAGCTGCTGCAAGCTCCTTGCGATGAAGCTGAAGCTATAATCAAGGAAAGGTTTCCAGTTCCTCGTCTGGTCGTTTGTGATCAGCATGGTTCACAG GCCCGTTTTCTCCTTGCAAAGTTGAACCCTTCTGCTACATATAACTCCGAAGCTCCCGTTCCAGGTGGAGACGTCATATTTACTGATGATGTTAGCTTTGAGGTTTTCTTGGATCATCTGCAGAGATTGGTAGttcaataa
- the LOC119984510 gene encoding AT-hook motif nuclear-localized protein 23-like codes for MATSTTHFMHQFHSQNEDETTENHNGDVVARRPRGRPPGSKNKPKPPVIITRESANTLCAHILEVGGGSDVFESVAMYARKRQRGICIMSGSGIVTNVSLRQPAAAGAVVTLHGRFEILSLSGSFLPPPAPPGATSLTIFLAGGQGQVVGGNVVGELVAAGPVMMIAASFTNMAYERLPLDEEEEKATTGANSSGANPPPPSLPFFSLPNGVQLPPAAGDGWGGSPAARSGY; via the coding sequence ATGGCAACTTCCACTACCCATTTTATGCACCAATTTCACTCTCAAAACGAAGACGAAACCACCGAAAACCACAATGGAGATGTAGTGGCTCGGCGTCCACGGGGTCGGCCTCCCGGATCCAAGAACAAGCCGAAGCCGCCAGTCATAATAACTCGCGAAAGCGCCAACACGCTATGCGCTCACATCCTCGAAGTAGGCGGCGGGAGCGACGTGTTCGAGTCGGTTGCCATGTATGCAAGAAAGCGACAGCGCGGGATCTGTATAATGAGCGGGAGTGGTATAGTAACTAACGTGAGTCTGCGCCAGCCAGCAGCGGCTGGAGCCGTTGTCACGCTTCACGGAAGGTTCGAGATACTTTCTTTGTCCGGGTCGTTCTTGCCGCCGCCAGCGCCTCCAGGGGCGACGAGTTTGACTATTTTTTTGGCTGGAGGTCAAGGGCAGGTGGTCGGAGGGAACGTGGTAGGCGAGTTGGTTGCTGCTGGGCCGGTTATGATGATAGCGGCTTCGTTCACTAACATGGCTTACGAGAGGCTGCCAttggatgaggaggaggagaaggcgACGACGGGAGCTAATAGTAGTGGGGCTAATCCGCCGCCGCCGTCGCTTCCCTTCTTTAGTTTACCTAATGGTGTTCAACTTCCGCCAGCTGCGGGTGACGGCTGGGGTGGAAGCCCGGCTGCGCGTTCGGGTTATTGA
- the LOC119983960 gene encoding ent-kaurenoic acid oxidase 2-like: MELGSVLICIFVAFVTLKWVLKRINWWLYEAPLGEKQYCLPPGDLGWPFIGNMWSFLRAFKSSDPESFMQSFITRYGRTGIYKAFMFGNPSIIVTTPEACKRVLTDDDSFKTGWPISTIELIGKKSFISIPDEEHKRLRRLTAAPVNGQEALTVYLQYIEKMTVSALNKWSNMGEVEFLSELRKLTFRIIMYIFLSSESEAVMEDLEKEYTTLNYGIRAMAINLPGFAYYHALKARKRLVAILQSIVDDRKYRRKGNVSSTKKKDMLDALLDVEDENGRKLADEEIIDVLLMYLNAGHESSGHTMMWGTVFLQAHPEFFQKAKAEQEEIVKRRPPTQKGMTLKEFREMNYLSKVIDETFRVLTFSLTAFRRAKKDVNINGYIIPQGWRVLVWFRGVHLDPELYPNPKEFNPSRWEGFTPKAGSFLPFGAGSRLCPGNDLALLEISVFLHHFLLNYQLERLNPNSRVRYLPHTRPVDNCLARIKRCSS, translated from the exons ATGGAGTTAGGGTCTGTGCTTATATGCATCTTTGTTGCTTTTGTGACTCTGAAATGGGTTCTCAAGAGGATAAACTGGTGGTTGTATGAAGCTCCACTGGGTGAAAAGCAGTATTGTCTTCCTCCTGGTGATCTGGGTTGGCCTTTCATTGGCAATATGTGGTCCTTCCTCAGAGCTTTTAAGTCCTCTGACCCTGAATCTTTTATGCAAAGCTTTATTACCAG ATATGGACGTACTGGAATCTACAAGGCTTTCATGTTTGGGAATCCAAGCATAATTGTTACAACTCCTGAGGCCTGCAAGAGAGTATTAACGGATGATGACTCATTCAAAACTGGTTGGCCTATTAGCACAATTGAACTCATTGGAAAGAAGTCATTTATTTCCATTCCTGATGAAGAACACAAGCGTCTTCGCCGCTTGACGGCTGCCCCAGTCAATGGCCAGGAGGCATTGACTGTCTACCTGCAGTACATAGAGAAAATGACAGTATCTGCCTTGAACAAATGGTCCAATATGGGAGAAGTTGAGTTCTTATCTGAACTTAGGAAGCTTACTTTTAGGATTATAATGTATATCTTTCTTAGCTCTGAGAGTGAGGCCGTAATGGAGGATTTGGAGAAGGAATACACGACTCTTAATTATGGAATTAGAGCCATGGCAATCAATCTTCCGGGTTTCGCTTACTATCATGCTCTCAAG GCCCGGAAAAGGCTCGTGGCTATACTGCAATCCATAGTGGATGATCGAAAATATCGTAGGAAAGGCAATGTTAGTTcaacaaagaagaaagacaTGTTGGATGCTCTACTGGATGTTGAAGATGAAAATGGCAGGAAATTGGCTGACGAGGAGATCATCGATGTCCTGTTGATGTATCTGAATGCAGGCCATGAATCTTCCGGCCATACCATGATGTGGGGTACAGTTTTCCTTCAGGCACATCCTGAATTCTTCCAAAAAGCGAAG GCAGAGCAAGAGGAGATTGTCAAGAGGAGGCCACCAACACAGAAGGGAATGACGCTTAAGGAGTTTCGCGAGATGAATTACCTTTCAAAG GTGATTGATGAGACATTTCGTGTTCTAACATTCTCTCTTACGGCTTTCCGGCGGGccaaaaaagatgtcaatataaATG GTTATATTATTCCTCAGGGATGGAGAGTTCTGGTTTGGTTTAGGGGTGTCCACTTGGATCCTGAACTTTATCCGAATCCAAAGGAATTCAATCCTTCAAGATGGGAG GGTTTTACGCCCAAAGCAGGAAGTTTCCTTCCATTTGGAGCAGGAAGCAGATTGTGCCCTGGAAACGACCTTGCCCTGCTTGAAATATCTGTTTTTCTACATCATTTTCTGCTTAACTATCA GCTAGAAAGGCTCAATCCCAATAGCCGCGTAAGGTACTTACCTCATACAAGGCCAGTAGACAACTGCTTGGCGAGGATCAAGAGATGTTCATCATAA